A stretch of Phoenix dactylifera cultivar Barhee BC4 chromosome 16, palm_55x_up_171113_PBpolish2nd_filt_p, whole genome shotgun sequence DNA encodes these proteins:
- the LOC120104062 gene encoding suppressor of RPS4-RLD 1-like, whose protein sequence is MASASERLELAKLCSTRNWSKAIRVLDSLLVQSSSVQDICNRAFCYSQLELHKHVIKDCDRALQLDPKALQAYILKGNALSALGRKEDALLVWEEGYGNAVHESTDLKQLLELEELLAVAKQSEPVVCEDHAMDASTCDTKVVVSENHVLDSSNTNMSTTEKKVVVCEDHVIDSSSTTTLTSEIGSFIQSKSDNMHEKPNDTAETCSRSNETIKINRKLFVGLPKTKSISLDFRLSRGIAQVSLMCFIIKFSHLICPYTYKCFYTGKEISYCLNQMRVLLNYTVDLV, encoded by the exons ATGGCGTCCGCTAGCGAGAGGCTGGAGCTCGCCAAGCTCTGCAGCACTCGCAACTGGTCCAAGGCCATTCGCGTCCTCGACTCCCTCCTCGTCCAGTCCTCCTCGGTCCAGGACATCTG CAATCGAGCTTTTTGCTATAGCCAGTTGGAGTTACACAAACATGTGATCAAGGACTGTGACAGGGCACTGCAGCTAGATCCTAAGGCTCTTCAAGCTTATATCCTCAAAG GTAATGCTCTGTCAGCTCTGGGAAGAAAGGAAGATGCTTTGCTTGTGTGGGAGGAAGGGTATGGAAATGCAGTTCATGAATCAACAGATTTAAAGCAGTTGCTGGAGTTGGAAGAGCTATTGGCAGTTGCTAAACAGTCTGAACCTGTTGTTTGTGAAGATCATGCCATGGATGCATCAACATGTGATACAAAAGTAGTTGTCTCTGAAAATCATGTTTTGGATTCCTCTAATACAAATATGTCAACCACTGAAAAAAAGGTTGTTGTCTGTGAAGATCATGTTATAGATTCCTCTAGTACGACGACATTGAcctctgagatagggtctttcATTCAAAGTAAATCAGATAATATGCATGAAAAACCTAATGATACTGCAGAAACATGCAGCAGATCCAATGAGACCATTAAAATAAATCGAAAGCTTTTTGTTggtcttccaaagaccaagtcAATAAGCTTGGATTTTCGATTATCACGAGGCATAGCACAGGTGAGTCTGATGTGCTTTATTATCAAATTTTCTCATTTAATTTGCCCATATACGTATAAATGTTTTTATACAGGTAAGGAAATCAGCTACTGTCTCAATCAAATGAGGGTCTTATTGAACTATACAGTGGATTTAGTTTAA